The Porites lutea chromosome 7, jaPorLute2.1, whole genome shotgun sequence genome includes the window TGGCAAGAAGATACTTGACAGTAACGAtataataatatttcaaaatttataacGCGCAAGTATCTATATagacataagcaaacaactGCGCGCGACTGACTTACCCAATGCCTGTGATTCACTTTCAATTTGTACAGCCACTTGTTTGGTGCTCTCTCCAACAGATACATCTCCAGTGGAAGCGATGTCGAACAAGCAGTTCACGTCCCCTTGACAAGCAAGCTCTGCTGCAACCCTTAACTCGTTGGTTGCAAAATTTATTGGTTCGTCCAAAAGGATAGGAACAAATGACGCATTAGCGTAAGTGCTTGTGTTTTCTCCAGGATTGTAGGTAAATAGGGTTGTATTCTCCATCACTTGCCCTAGCATAAGAACATATTAGAACATTAGAACATGTACTTTTGTGAACTTTGCACGTGCCTTTTCTTGTTTAAAACATAAATCAAATTattggaaagaaaaatgaaatatactGTGGGAAAGATTTCGCAGTTTAACAActattttttctcatttatgtGTCAAGCACTGAGGCAAAATGTTAAAGAACCCCTTGCTTCAACGGTTAATAAACCTCTTGCCTGCACATTTATACTAAATACTGGACAACAAAGGTAGCCGTCTAGAACACTGTTAAAGACTATATAACATGAAATACTATAGACGTGGCACTAAAGTGTGATAAGACTTACAATGTAAGCCAAAATCGAAATGTATCTGACGGCCTGTGGCGTTGGATGGTAGCGTTGTTCCATCAGGTCTCAAGAAGTCATCAAGGGTGTCATCGTTCCAAGTCCCTAAGAGCCCCTTGGTGTTTCCTTTGAAGGATGTGGGTGCAGCGCAGACTATAGTAAGAGAGCCTTGTAGTTCAGTGACTGTTACAGATATCCCAGAGGGGAACGTCACGAGGAAAGAGTTGCTTTCTGGACGTGACAGTGCTAGAGACCCATTGACAAATACGCTGGAGTTTGTCAAACTATCGTAGTCATTGTATGGCTGACCATCTATGAGCACTTCCAATCCTCCTGTAAAAAATCCAAGCACACAATTTCATATGTTAGGAACATTGACCTGCTTATAGGATGCCTTTTAAggtaaaagagaaaagaaaaaaaactcgtATCGTCTACTGACCTCCTTCTTTCAGAGCAACCTGCACTGTGCTTGTACTTTCCTCCTTCGCCACTGCAGCAGCAAAGATGGTCGCTGTCCCTCCTCCTTTAGCAAGTTTTGTTCTAGCTTGCAGCTGGAAGAACTCATCGTTGATGTCTATCATAGTGTACTCACCAAGTCCGTTGAAAGTGTAGTTTCTGCCGTCTAGTGTCACAACATGAGGATCTCCAAAAGTAGGAGCTGCGATACAAGACAGCAGTTGGTAATCATAAGTAAATTctcaacaacaattttaagaTGCTTTTCAACTAACCTGACGTGTTCTGAGTGGTCTAGTCAAGTTTTTATATCTTTTGAGTCACGTGAGCACTGTGTGTTGAGTGCTTAATTGTAATAattggttgtttttgttgattcgtttgtttgctttttcagcAAAGCTCTGGAGCCCATGGGTAAGGTGATTGTTTGTAGGACCGCCCGTCCGCTCTCTCTATGTCAGCTAACATAAAGTGTCCCATTAACCCACAATTAGAAATAACAATGGGCCATTTCGGAATTCGCAAAGTACGGTAAGATTACATGTAAAACCTTTCATCTAAAAATGCGTTTGTTTGAATAAGAAGAAACAGAGAAACGCTTGGCCGACTTAGAAATGGCACACACACTGTCCCTCTTTCATTATACGCCATCCTTATAAGTTTCAGTTGACATTCTAAGAGccatcaaaatttaaaaaatgggataTCCAATGACAGGAAGCGGTTGGCCATATCGCGAGTTCACGTACACTTTGAATCGAGGTTAcaagttttgaaaactttttggaagaccaattgatttttttacacCACTGGCAATTACATATACAATAGCTACACAACTGACTGAAACAAATCGAAGAAAGCCATCAAAATTCGACAGAAAGGTATCGACAAACATTCGTGTCCTAAAATACCGAGGAACTGTTATGGTATAATTAAGGATTTTTCGAGCCAAGTTtaagttattttgaatgaaaaacaaactggCTGGTTCCGCTTTCATACGTACTCAGCTTCTTCATCCCATATTTGTCTCTTCTTATGTTCTTGACTTTTCTTGTTGCCAAAAATgaggcaaaaattaaaatcgcTTACAATTGAGAAGCCAAAAACAAATAAGTAAAACACAAACACGCAAGAATATCCTACCTTGAACCGGGGGAACATAAGCTTCACAGCCCTCAGATGGCCGCAATTGGTAATATAACTTGCACAGCCTCCCCCTTTTGATTGCTCCAATGCAGCAATATTGAAACCCTAAGACGTCACTTGCAGTGTGGTCATCCTTTAATTCTGGAACTAGCTTATGGAAGCGGTCAATTGTACCTCCGCGACGCGGTCCGATGATTAAAGCTCCAAATTTATTGGCGTTTATGAAGTAACAACACTTTCTGCCGTGGTTATTACTAGAGCGCCTGACCGTGTAGTAGCACCTTGTATAGGGAAAAATTGGCTCAACCCATGTATACCTATCATCCACTCTCGCCTGATCCAACGTACAGGGACAAGGGTCTGGTTTAGTAGTGTTGGTAAAATCTAGGCCTACCTTGTGCGCTTCAAACCAGACTTCACAATTAAAATCGCTACCCTCTTCACCTGTAGAATTCTCAAGTCGCATGATCCTTCGTCCGGGTATGTTTTCCTGGTTTCCAGGAAGGTTGTCAATGCTTTCAGCTTGAACAGTACCTGACCTGTTTCGTGACAACAAAATCAAACAGTCAGTTCATTGAGATCaagttttgaaaatatatatttcatctGCCTTTGGTTATTGTTAAAAGCCGCCTTGCCTGATATGAGACAAACTCTTTCAGCTCCTTAAgctatttttaatgaaaattacgCAAAATTCCGATGAAttcattaacaattattccacgagtgcgcgttggatatgagatggaaGAAAGCCAACAAGGCGTGTAGCGCCGTGTTAGCTATGATCAGCTCATATCCAAAAAGCACtggtggaataattgttttattaagaACTCCCACAAAATATCGAAAATTCTTCCCGACTTAATATGTAAAAACTAGCGGttttcagcttgttttaatttgagcagacgcgtacagtttccatatttggagagcattgTATAATGGCTAATATACCATGATGGCAGTCAGAGCTCAAGAATTGTATTAAAGGGCATGTAAACCCAAAAATACTACAATTTTCTTTGTATGAATATGAATATGAATAGAATGTATACCGAAAGTACTTcataaatcttttttctttttttcgataCAAGCGCATTTTGACCCGAGAATTCACCTCTGAAAGTTCacttcgtccgccattttgattcCGCCATCTTTGTTGTGACGTCACGAGTGGAATCTCTGCCCACCGGAAGTCAAAAACATCTTTGGGACCTTTACAAGCACGTGTGTTGTATAGTTTCCTACAagaatattttttagttttgacattGGTAAAGCGCTGTGTCGTTGGATCTTGTAATAACTCGAACAAAGCAGGGCATtctactcatttttttttttccaaaagaagaaagaatttgGCGCCAGTGGATCCAAGTTAAACGTGCAGACTTCTTACAGCCTACAGAACACTCCATAATCTGTGGCGCTCATTTTGCACATGGATGTTTCGAGGATGATGCGATGGTAAAAATGGGactcaaagataaaaaaagcaATTTGAAAAGCGATTCGGTTCCCACAATTCAGCCCCAGCGACCCGAAGCATTGTCCGAAGCGCGCAAATTAGCGGACTATGGAGagcgaagaaaaagaaataccgGTGACTGCGAGTCAGACTCCTGGCAAAAGGTCACAAACAAGTCGACCTGTGCACAAGTTATCAGTTTCTAGGGTAAGTAATAAGCCAATGTAATAattaacaaggatttttttcatTAGGTCAGTATTAACCGTTCCCCTTCCTCAAGTATATTCAACTTTTTTTCACAGTTATTGGCCGATAATAAACGTACCTCCGTCGCTGCGAACGCCGTCACGTCAGCTTCTGAGTCTATGCCCGTCGACACTGAAACAAGTGCTTGCTCTGAAGATGTGACATCGCCCAGGTTTAAAGAGGTAGCAGTTCAATGTGATATTCTGCACGAAACGTCTATAGGTAAAGGTAGGTTACGCTTACACATAATCTTACctcgcttttttcttttcccctaACCGATTATCTAATGTAGAATCTCTATCCAGCAGGCACACAATTAGAACCCTTGAGAGAAGTTTTTCAAGTGCAGTGCGACCTTATTACAGCTCCTTTAAGCACTAGTACACCAGAATGCAGCTCTGTTAAAAGTCTAGGAGGACGCAGCGTGGACGATGACAAAGATTTCGATTATGTTCCACCGACTGATTTATCTCTTGAGGAAGCCGAGGACGACATTAAAGAATATGAGGGGAGTCCGTCAAAGTAACATACTACACACACTGGTTATATTTTTGAAGAGATATCgcactttgtttgtttgcttgtttttcttgtttttcgctgatggttttcactttttattcGTTAAAATATAGGTTAATTATTGCAGGTTTGGTGGCTTTAAACCAGTGTAGGAGGTGCCAAAATCCGCAGGAAATCTTTGGCGTATTTTGTTTACTGCGCGGGAAGGGAGCGCCACTCTTACTTTTCTGCAAAGATAACCCGCCCGACCATCGCACAAGTTGGCGATAAGCGATGTAGCGAAATTTTCCAGACACGAACGAGTGGAGAAATGTtgtaataaatatataactacGAATATGCAGTCATATATAAACTGttcataattttttatgtttattatagtgaaaatttcagaacTAGTAAACATACTCGCGCCTTCTGTCTGTGCCATGTTGTTGCCTATATGCATAATACGCCGTTTTAAGGACCCACACATCCAAGCAAGTAGACTGAAATCCTGGATGTTCTGTTATACAGGACATTTGGACCTCCGTTTGCTCTTCAATTTTTTGCCATGTTTGCCCTATTTCATGACAACATACGCTTTCGGGTACTGAAGGCATCGGCTGACACATTTCACATTCACACCtaaactacaataaaaaaaaagtaagaagcCCTTTCATAATGGCTTGAGTTCATCCTAGTCTCACGATAAAATTACCCCGAAATAAAGGCAAATTAGGTATAAGCAATACAATTTAAGTCACAAGACGATCCGTCTCACTTTCGGTTTCGTCCTTATAAGacggctttgttgttgttgttgtccatAATCTCGTTGAACTCTGCGAGGCTCGTAACGACAGGGACGCGGACCTGTGTCTTCAGGAGGCTCTGAAGTTTCAGCTACATCGCTGTCATATAAATTTACGTCGTAAAAATCACTTTCGTCGGATGAATTCTGTTCTGAACTATCCGAACTCTCATTTATCGCTCGAGCCGCCATAGTGATAATCAAGTTGCGCAACAGACTGGTTCCACTCGTTACGTCACAGGTAATTTCATATTGTTAACCGGAAGTTATTCTGCTGTAGAAAACGGCGTGTTTTCGCCTTAGGAGCATCGAATTGGCAAAAACTAATAGCAAAATCGTTTTTAGAATACTTTTTTACATATAAGGGGATAAACTTGTATTTTTGGGTTTACATGCCCTTTAagcaatgattcagtttttaataataaaggTTGGATGCAACGTTTATCCAATTAATTTATTACTGCTGCCTCACATGGTGTGAAATGAAGAAGCAGAGAAACGAAGAGACTATGGCCTATTAGTTCTGCAAAGTCCACCTGTAATATAAATTAAAGAACTTATTTTGTACGACTAAGATTAATTTCGTTACATTTGCAATAAGTTTTCAATATCTTTACAATAAACCCTGTTTCTTCAGGTTGTTCGCAAACTAGAGGTAAGCATAAATGCCTCCCCATATCCGCTACTATGACCGTGTCCGAATTAGTACCTAACCATGGCCTTGATTGCGACTCATTTGTCCAGTAAAACGTTGAAGTCGTCGCTTCGTTTTGGGGGTAAAGCTTCAGCCCTAAAAACTCCATACCTTGGGATATTAAGGAAATTGTTTTCCTCGTCTCCTGCGTTGAAACCAATAACAGGAAGGAACTCATAGTCGGTAAAATATTTGTAGTTTGACCtgtaaaaaaggtgaaaaaaaaaaaggcatttctGTCTGTTAAAAATGTATACCGTTTCGACGGGCATTACTTCAAAGAATACATTAATGCTATTTGAAGTGCAGATTGTTGCAGTGCATCGTGTATAAACATTGAATGtaccattttaaaatttgcatactaaCTCAGCACCTGCTAATATCCCGCGAGCAGTAGAGTTTTTCAGGCCGGGCGCTAAACTAGAAAGGGAAATAAACCAGTGCGAACGACCGTTTGCTTCTTTGATCGAGCCGCCGTCCAGCGCCatggacgaataaattaactttgaacaggtaaaaactttttaaaaacatgttaaGGCTCGCGCGCATTTCCTTACGTTGCCTGCACAAGTGAACCTGCTCGCAGGATATTGCTTCCGTTCACAAATGCTGTCTTAACGCGAGCCTGATTTGAATTTGCGCTCTTTTTCGCTCTTAGTTAATAGTAGGAGAACCCAACTGGAGTTGAATTACTAGGGACTATATCCGaattcaaaaagagaaataaaatttcgtcttcgcttgtttacgtcgTCTATAGAACGCAAAATGAGGTATTTTACACGTCTTGGTCGTGCAAAAaccgcaaagaaatgtacaaaagagtgatgcacgtgcaacgTTACTGTTTTGGTTATCAAACGTATTGGTTTTTGACGTTCTGGCTGCCGTCACGCCGTTTGATCTTGGGGTCTTTTTATATGGAGGTGGGGgatcccaggtaggtgaggcaACACGCTTTGGTGGGGTATGCAACCTGTCCaaataatctctcattttaatttgatcacgtttacatgataggtggggtgacccgccacttTTTActtcacctatctggggtcccccaccttcatgtaaacaggcccttaaagtCATTTATGCCTCTTGCGAAACAAGAGGAAGTGATGTCAGTTGACGtttaggataggataggataggatagctgctttattatcaacagagcgccaacagacacatgtgtttacaacgataacGAAGATTGTAgtgcaataattacagaggtgtacatttGTAGAATTTAATATACAACTAGacaaggttatatttaacgcgTCTTTCTTTTTCGCGGAAGCGATCACATACGTATTTAACCACAATGTTTTGCGTTTGCTTTGcttgcttcatacttatcaacgttGCAAAAGCAGAGCTTGGAGTCACAGAGTCAAGAAAAAGATTAGTCTCCTTTTTTAGCGTATTGAACAGCTCTCTCCTAGGATCCCTATAAGCTAtgcaattcatcaaaaaatgctccTCGTCTTCTAATTCAGTTTTACATAATGGACAGATTCTTTGGTCTGGTGGTTGATAGGGTTTAACGTATCACCCAGTTTCAATTGCtagtttgtggttgcttaatcttagctttgtgattgctactctatgattgatgtttcttacatttgtgaggtaattttcgtagtcatgggtaagtttaaatttcctaaaagttTTTAGTTTGTTCTTTTCGTTCATCATTGTGTATTTCGCTAATCCATGTTTGCTGTTCTATGTCTAAGAGTCTCTGTCGTATATAGCTCATGGCTTCGGGAGTTTTCACTTAGGTGTCACGTGGACGCGCATGCTCGATGGAAAGGCAAACGGTCGCTCGAGTTGGTTTCTTTCCCTTCATATAGCGTAGCGTCTGGACTGAAGAAACCACCCCTCCTAGGTTACACTGCTAAAGATGGCCAAAATTTAGGCTATATTATAAAGGATAACTCTGGTCACACAACGGATAAGTTAAGTTTGGGCAGGTGTTGACACCAGGCCGGTGATAAAATGACAAGTAACGACTAGACGTAGTACACTCTCCTTGTTTGATAACTGAATCAAGAAGCATTTTGTATTTGGCCTTCAGAATTATCACTTTTCTTTCTCACGGACATCGGACACGCCATGACTGCATGGTGTTACAGTTTCTATGGAAAATCGACAAATTCGATAGCGTGTACACGTGCTGTTTATGAATCGAATCTCGGATTACTTCTTGATTCCATTCCGTAACCTTTCTAATCATTTTTCGGGGATAAACCTTCTTCTAAGTGCAAGCTGCTTACACCTAGTCTTCGCTACATCTGAGTGTTTCTCCTGCAATGGTAAAGGAGGAATTAGAAGGGAAGGAGCGCGTGTTGCGAAGAGTCGATGGTGGGGGCGATGGAATATGCATAATAAGCTATTCAGGGTCCTTTACACTTACCGGCTGGTTGGAGCAGAATATTGAATGCCGTTATGAGGATAGTTAAATATAACGAAAGAGAATATGTTGTCAGTGACGATAACTGCTTGAAATGTGTTCCCCTGAAGACAAAGCAAACAGAAATCAGAAGTTACATCAATGACTTTGTCTTACTAAAAAACTATTATCTAATAATTACCAAACATAAAGGAGCGTAAAGCACAGTGTAAACGGACGCCATAttgttgaccaacaactccTAACactgttggatgttacatgttgcgccCGTTTGCTCATTCACTCTGTTGCTTTTGTTCTtgtgtgttgttgggagttgttgcgcaaagtttgaaaccggtcaaacttttagtcACGGGCAAATGGACGCAAccactcccaacattgttggctaaCAATGTTTGAAGTTGTTGCATCCTTTTGCACTTATCTTAATGCTCGTAAAGCTTCATGGGCACCTAACGACCAAACGTTAAAAATACGTCAGAAGTGTCtgaaatggttttctctatgctcAAGAAGCCTTTTTGGTTAATTTGAAGCTTTCCCAAACCATTTTTATCCGTTCGGATACCATAGGAGAACTTTGGTCGTCTCAAAAGTTTTAAGGTGGCCTTTTGTTTCCGACATCCAAAACTGTTAACTACTCGAGGACATGGGGTTAGTGTACTTTTATAGGAAGATTCTAGGGGACGTAAAGTGTTTTTACCGAAATATTCAGGTACCTTTTTCAGCAATAATCGCAATAACTTCGTAATGTAATTTGTGAAAAACACATCCTCCGAAACTCGTTGTAAGCTAGTAGAAAAACTGAGAGCTACTTAGCCACCTTTTAAATGAAGACAAGTTGTCCCGGAAAGACGGTCACCCTCCTAACCTAGTCAAATTAAGCCAGCGTTTaatatgagaaaaaaagttgACCCCTTTATCTGAGCCAACAGCGTTcacgcatgctctgattgtcccGCCTTGACCGAGCGGTTGACCcagctgggcgagccaaagtgttCAAATTGGGCCCGGTTAGGGTGGTGACCCTACAATCGAAAAAGAATGACCCATTCGAATTCTAGCCCAGTCAACCTTATGTTTCTCGTTAAACGGCTCGCCATGCCTTCTAAGAGAATGTAGGAAAAGTTGGCTTGCCGAAAGTAGCTCAGGTAGGCAGCGTGGCTCTTCCGTACCCCGGACAATTTTTTGTCCATATAAAAGGGGCCGTAGACAAATGGACGGTTATCCAAAGGCCTAGGGCAGAATAGCCATGCAAATGGATGTATATATTGGATATGGCTAACGGAAAACGTGCTCAGGCTACAAGAGTCATCAAGGCTTAAGTCTTACCAGGGTCTCTGTAAAAGAATTCAAATCCGCGGGGCGGAGATTCACCCATGTCACAACACAAACCCAGGAGGCTTGGAATGTTTTTCCTTCTGGAAGTTTGCTTTGGTATACACTCAACACGTCAGATGTAGCTTTGCTTAAGGTTTCATTGGCTCCTTGTCCAGTATAGATGTGATAATACACTTTGGATATTGAATTGGTAAATGAGCGGCCAAGATCGACTCGTGTCCAGTATGGTGCTATTATTGAACTAAATCTCAACCACCATCTTTGACCAAATGGGTATGGTCGCTGATTTATTCTGTTCCTCTCAAACTGAATTACGCCATTTGGACATATCTGAGATCGTGATACAAAAAATGCAATGTAAATGGATTGggatttttaaaaattgcaaaaggaGGAACACTTGAGAATATCTATTAAGAGAAGAAGCTTGTTCTTGCTGATTTTGCTGCTTCCTAACTAAGTAGCTTAAACTGGAAGCTTAATGGTCACCGGGAGGAGAACATGCATCGCTCCATATGTAACCAATAGGGGTGAAAATGAACAAAGCGGTAGTCAAAGGGTAAAAGCACCAACAACAAGGTGTTATCGCTCAGTAAAGTCACATAATCAATGGAAGAACAGCAGTACGCGGACACCGATATGTCTCGATCAATAACAAATTGACTATCGCTAAACAAACGATACATAATATTACATACAAAACATTTTCTGTGACGTTTCCCATAGAATCTTATCCCTCCTcttggtattttgattttttcacaTTTGACTTTGAAGTCGATGTGTGTGTCTCCTTCGTAAGGGTACAACCGTTTCACAGGCGCTGAAAAAAGAGTTGTAtttgtctattattattattattattattattattattattattgttattgttattgttattgttgttgttgttgttgttgttgttattattattattattattattattattattatttgcaaaaGAAAGCAGTTATGTAAAGTAGAAGTCAGTTAATGGTCTATTCAAATTCACTGCCCTGGATCTCAAAACTAAAAAACACACGCATCTTTAGGTAAGACACAAAATCTTCTGCTCTAGAACAGTTCAATGCATCATGGATTGTCTTATTTTCCCGACAAGACCTTAATTTAACGATATTTCCTACCTTGGTATGCAGACCAATAATACGGATATTCATAAGTCACGCCGTTATTTAAGACAAATTTTGGTCCCAAGTGAGGCTCTGATTTTTTCTTCCAAGCCGCCTGCCACTAACTAAAACATCATCTTTGTAGTCTTTATTTGCGTTATCACAAAAATATAATATCAATATACTAACGTGTCGTTGGTATTATTGTGGTTGTTGGCACGATTACTGCAACGAAATAGAGAGTAACTGTAACACATGTCAATACCTGCCTTACTTAATTACCAACCACACCTACAAGTGTTAAGAGAAATAGGTTTCCAAGCGCGGAGAGTTAAAATCTAATTTCTCAAGCGCTCAGTTTTTCCCCTGTCAGTCTGACATGGGTCTCGCTAATTTTTTATATGCAGGTAATTATTTCGTAGTATAGTATCATGGAGGTTCAAGATAGTACCTATCCTAAAAATACGCAAAACTTTTGCTATCCTTGTAAGAGCTTGTTTAACCCTTGAGGGTATGCATCTATGAAGAGCTAGACAACAATGCAGAACATAGAAAACGTAGTGAAATCTAAAAGCtaacgtaatttttttttctccagagCGAGCCACGCAGACGCTCTCAGTCTGAGTTAATTGTTTAATTAGCTAACTAGGCAACGGATGTATGACCCAAGAACTAAAACAATAACAAGTGTGTTTTCAAGCATTGTCCAAGGCTATTCTACTCAGAAACACCTGCAGTCGAGTgtaggctttgatagattgtgctcgcAACAGTAGCATGATATGCTACTTGAAGTGCtcgtacatttttaaaaaatatgccaATTTTTATGTTAGTTTTTTGTGACTTATACTCATTTTAGCAAAAATGCAGAAATTAAGCTTCTACTCtttactttaaatttggtaaAGACACCAGTAACCGATGCGGCAAACAAGTGAGTGGCAACTTTAACTGTGCATAATTCATTGTCTGACAACTATAAAAACTCAAACAATGAACAACAAGCACGCAGACACCATATAGCTGATCTCAGATAACCGAGCTgttatgcgcatgcgttgaGATCTGTGGAAAGGGTACATGGGTCACTTTCGGTGGGACCAAGGTCCAATGAATTCGACAATAAGCAGAAATTTACCTGTAAAACTGATCTCCGACCAAAAAAGTTGTTACATGATCATTAAACGACAAATTTTGAACAGCAAAACTAGCCAGCAAGAGTGCAAATTACGCTAGCAGTGCTTTTATTCGGAAAATAGGTGAAAATTATGCTTTTGAGCACGAATTATACTAGCACAATTTAGCAAAGCCCAGTCGAGTGCACTTCAACCGAtcgatggtgatgatgatgatgaatgaaaaaatgaaagaatgaaagaatgaaagaatgaatggatgaatggatgaatggatgaatggatgaatggatgaatggatgaatggatgaatgaatgaatgaatgaatgaatgaatgagtgagtgagtgagtgagtgagtgagtgagtgggtgggtgggtgggtgggtgggtgggtgggtggatggatggatggatggatggatggatggatgattgaatgaatgaatgaatgaatgaatgaatgaatgaatgaatgaatgaatgaatgaatggatggatggatggatggatggatggatgattgaatgaatgaatgaatgaatgaatgaatgaatgaatgaatggatggatggatggatggatggatggatggatggatggatggatggatggatggatggatggatggatggatggatggatgcaTACATgcatggatggatggatggatgcaTACATgcatggatggatggatggatggatggatggatagatggatggatgcATGGATGCATGGATGCATGGATgcatggatggatggatagatggatggatggatgaatggatggatgaattAATCTTACTCTCTTTTTTGACATATTGAAGTAGGTCTTTATGAcatttataacaaaaaaatactaGTCTACAATACCTCCAGTGGTAGTAAAATTAACGTCATTGCTTCCGTACACTTTGCGGCTTGACGTGTAACCTAGCACAAACACAGAATATTCGGTTGCAGGCTGAAGAGGAGCCAGTGTGGCCAAGGGCTGGGAAGACCTCATGAAACTCCAGCCATTTTTGATTTGCTGATTTTCTTCTTTGACCGGCTTGTAGAAAATAAAGTACTCTTCAGTCTGTTCTAGTATACCAGTATTGGTCCAGGCCACTTGTACATTGTAATCTGTGATAGTCCCAGAGACAACTGAAAGACCTAACAagcgaaaaatgaaaaaaattgttgccataatattttgttattttgttatctAAATTTTAGCTCGACGTCCATCAAACATAGCCATAAAAGAGTCTCCTTTGAGAATTGCTCGTttcttcattatcatcatcatcatcatcatcatcatcatcatcatcatcatcatcaccatcatcatcatcatcatcatcatcatcatcattatcattattactatgattattattgttattattattattattattattattattattattactattactattactattactattattattattactattattattattattattattattattattattattgttattattattattattattatcatcatcattgttgttCATATCTCACACCACTAGTTGTATCGTTGGTCACGTATCATCAAGCTATTTCCTATAGCCTTAGGTTTCTAGGATCCTTCTTAAAATCTTTGCTGTTCCTAACAAGGTGTTCCTATCTTAGTAACCCATAACAT containing:
- the LOC140944418 gene encoding mucin-like protein; this translates as MQGVVIAMDNSKAVQELEARSGLSVVSGTITDYNVQVAWTNTGILEQTEEYFIFYKPVKEENQQIKNGWSFMRSSQPLATLAPLQPATEYSVFVLGYTSSRKVYGSNDVNFTTTGGVTNTTLFSAPVKRLYPYEGDTHIDFKVKCEKIKIPRGGIRFYGKRHRKCFICPNGVIQFERNRINQRPYPFGQRWWLRFSSIIAPYWTRVDLGRSFTNSISKVYYHIYTGQGANETLSKATSDVLSVYQSKLPEGKTFQASWVCVVTWVNLRPADLNSFTETLGNTFQAVIVTDNIFSFVIFNYPHNGIQYSAPTSRSNYKYFTDYEFLPVIGFNAGDEENNFLNIPRSGTVQAESIDNLPGNQENIPGRRIMRLENSTGEEGSDFNCEVWFEAHKVGLDFTNTTKPDPCPCTLDQARVDDRYTWVEPIFPYTRCYYTVRRSSNNHGRKCCYFINANKFGALIIGPRRGGTIDRFHKLVPELKDDHTASDVLGFQYCCIGAIKRGRLCKLYYQLRPSEGCEAYVPPVQAPTFGDPHVVTLDGRNYTFNGLGEYTMIDINDEFFQLQARTKLAKGGGTATIFAAAVAKEESTSTVQVALKEGGGLEVLIDGQPYNDYDSLTNSSVFVNGSLALSRPESNSFLVTFPSGISVTVTELQGSLTIVCAAPTSFKGNTKGLLGTWNDDTLDDFLRPDGTTLPSNATGRQIHFDFGLHWQVMENTTLFTYNPGENTSTYANASFVPILLDEPINFATNELRVAAELACQGDVNCLFDIASTGDVSVGESTKQVAVQIESESQALENFPPRILTGPTEVNITVNETATIIVTAEDPNNDSLTFTLSGTLPTGYTKTSDASSITLTWRVTSEEIEIDFIVADGTATTVLSPVIYVCACLNDGSCFHEEEDSEENNVNNTERFNTLSCACKDGYTGSFCDSDLDACEENSQPCYPGVTCTDLPPPANETGFQCDPCPSGYSGDGIDCTDIDECSVNKGSCQHNCINTPGSLVCKCDDGYYLDADKKSCQDVNECSPASDCMHQCENTAGGYNCKCDENFKVDPADSKKCIPENACTGQHGCQQVCYQADGQDKCSCLAGYELNQDGTTCSDINECETGKSLCTQTCSNEEGSYTCSCAGAFRLDSDGYTCNDIDECMEYTFQCQDASQTCSNIHGSYKCVCGEDLYWIDNKCQGLGKGEAPPPPPPASTPRTPSAEETAESVNVNVGLNISEWNKPKEDAFKQSVAQAATDHCLTSSNCQSTETSSRRKRRSARSLVFTENQVHVLPGYPKQISVSPLLANISFYIQSPAGSSFTVMPKAAVVAIVQSSLASISSALNANISSLQTLFADTTTATSSTPPITTATTRVLPTEKESNLKYIIAGCVASGAVIIIIVVILVWWCNKKKREKPQKIDSELSIARKVKSAESLEMNDTHSPNNEAFENDTYMQPVKKRVENQESELPGSAGKTM